A window of Microbispora hainanensis genomic DNA:
ACTTCTCCGACCACCGGCCGTGCTGGCAGATTCCCGACATCGTTGCGCCGGCGTCGGCCGCGTCCGTGGCCCCGCCGGCGCGCAGGCCATGCGCGGAGTAGCGGTCGGCGTGCGGTAGCTCGGCAGCTCGGGCGGCTTCCTTCACTACCAGGTTGATCGCCTCAGGGGTCATGCGGATACCGTCGCCGCGGCCGGCCCGCCGTACGGGCATGCCGTCGTCGCCGATCGCGCCCGCGATCCGGCCGTTCTTGTCGATCGCGCGGAACACCGGTCCGCTGGTGATGCCGTGTTCTGCGAGGACTTCCAGCCATGCCGACTCGACCCGCACCGGGCAGGTCCCCGGATGAGAGCCGTACGGCAGCGGCACGCTGACGCCGCGAGCGTCGCGGTCGGTCTTCGACATCGCGATGAAGATCTCCAGCCCTTCCCGCAGGAAGGTCAGGTCCCCGATGTTCAGATTGTGCAGCTCGATCCGGCGGGTCATCGCCGCGTACCCGACGGTCAGGATGGCCCGGTTGCGCTGTCCTGCGGGCGTGTCTTCCGGCTGGGCCTCGATCATCGCCCGCAGGATCTCGATGGTGATGGGCAGCGAGCGCCGCGGACGGAAGCCGGCCTTGGCCCGCAGCTTGCGGTAGGCGCGCAGGGCCTCCCGGATCGGCCGGGTGTTCGGCCGCTCGGCGCCCGTGTCGGTGTGAATGGACAAGATCGCCGAGACTGCCCGGTCGACCGTGGCCGGGGCCCGGCCCAGGGTGGTCAGGTAGGCGATGTAATTGAGGACCGTCGCCGTGGTGGCCGGCAGCGGGGATGCGCCGTTGGCGGCGCACCAGTCGGAGAACCTCGCCCAGTCCCCGGTGTAGGCCCGATGGGTGTTGTCCGAGCGGGCCTGCTGGAGCAGTTCGGCGGCCTCGTCGCTCAGGACCTCCTCCACGGCGGCGAGGTCCAGGGGTCGCGGGACGATACGTCCCTCGATAGCCGGTTCTCGCTCCACTTCGCCATGCATGTCCGAATTACCTCAAGATCCTCGAAGCTGATTTCCGATAACATACATTATCGGAATTCAACATCCATCGAATCAAGGGGTAGGGGACTATCGGCGTCTCGAGCTGTGCCGGAGGTCGAACAGCACCGGCAATTCGAAGGGGGACGACATGTCCGGGTTGCTGGCAGGAACTGAGCGACGAGGAACGCTGGCACTTCGCGGGATCATCCTCACGGCCGCTCCGGTAACCCTTGCAAACCTTGAACCGCGCCGAGTTTCGTGGAGGCCGGGTTAGCTGGCTGGGGTGAGGATAGCCGTGGCGGTTTGTGTTCGGTAGTGGGTCTCGAATTCGGCTGGTGGGAGGTCGTTGCAGGCGCTGTGGAGGCGCCGGTTGTTGTACCAGTCGACCCATTCCATGGTGGCGATCTCGA
This region includes:
- a CDS encoding tyrosine-type recombinase/integrase; protein product: MHGEVEREPAIEGRIVPRPLDLAAVEEVLSDEAAELLQQARSDNTHRAYTGDWARFSDWCAANGASPLPATTATVLNYIAYLTTLGRAPATVDRAVSAILSIHTDTGAERPNTRPIREALRAYRKLRAKAGFRPRRSLPITIEILRAMIEAQPEDTPAGQRNRAILTVGYAAMTRRIELHNLNIGDLTFLREGLEIFIAMSKTDRDARGVSVPLPYGSHPGTCPVRVESAWLEVLAEHGITSGPVFRAIDKNGRIAGAIGDDGMPVRRAGRGDGIRMTPEAINLVVKEAARAAELPHADRYSAHGLRAGGATDAADAGATMSGICQHGRWSEKSPVVMQYIRHRDKWKNNPMLRVGL